A stretch of DNA from Actinomycetota bacterium:
GGCGGCATGCAGGTCCAGCCGTCCGAGTACGCGAAGTTCGGCTGCGTGCTGCTCGCGGCGTGGCTGGTCTCGCAGTACCGGTCCGGAAAGCTCACGGAGCGGGAGCACGCCATGGGTCAGGCGCTGTGCGCGCTCCCGGTGCTCGCGCTGGTGTTCTTCCAGCCGGACATGGGCACGACCATGTCCATCGCCTTCGCGTGGTTCATCGTGCTGGTCCTCGGCGGGCTCGAGAAAGGGACGCTCGTCGGACTCGGGGCCTTCGGCCTGATCGGCACGCTGCTCGGCGTGTTCAGCGAGCCGTACCGCGCCGCGCGCTTCTTCGCGTTCCTGGATCCATGGAAGGACCCGCGCGGCGACGGATACCAGATCATCCAGGGCCTGTTGGCATTCGGCTCGGGAGGCCCGGGCGGGGTGGGGCTCGGGATGTCGAGGCAGAAGTACCTGTACCTGCCTGCGGCCCACACGGACTTCATATTCGCGATCGTCGGCGAGGAACTCGGCCTGCTCGGCACGCTCGGGGTCGTCGCCGCGTTCGGGATCTTCGCGTACGCGGGCTTCCGCATCGCCACGCTCTGCAGGGACCCGTTCGGCCGCGTGCTGGCCGGGGGGCTGACCGCGATGATCGTCGTGCAGGCCGTCATGAACATGATGGCGGTGACGCAGATGATGCCGGTCACGGGCATCCCATTGCCGCTCGTGAGCTACGGCGGCTCATCGCTGTCGTTCACGCTCGCGTGCATCGGGGTCATCCTTGGCGTGTCCAGGGAAGGCTCGCGGCTCAGTCCCGTGCGCACGAAGCCTCGTCCCGGGCGGGAGGAGGTGCGCGATGAGGTTCCTGCTGTCGGGGGGCGGGACGGCCGGTCACGTGCATCCGGCGCTGACCGTCGCCGACGTGCTGCGAGCTAGCGGCCACGAGGTCGCGTTCGCCGGTACGGCCGAGGGCGCGGAGGCCCGCCTCTCGACCGAGGCGGGCCACGACTTCCACGTGCTGCCCGCGCGCGGATGGGACCGGTCGCGACCGTGGACGCTGGTGGCCGGGATCGCGGTCATGGCGTGGTCCGCACTGCGCGCGTGGGCGCTTCTCGCGCGCCTGCGGCCGGACTGCGTGCTCGGCTTCGGCGGGTACGTCTCCATCCCGGTGGGCATCGCGGCTTGGATGCGCGACGTCCCGCTCGTGCTGCAGGAGCAGAACGCGGTGCCCGGCCTCGCGAACCGCTTCCTGTCGCGCTGGGCGCGCGCGGTCGCGGTGGCGTATCGCGGGTCCGCCGCCCACCTGCGCCACCCCGAGCGTGCCACGCTCGCGGGCATGCCGGTGCGGCCGGCGGTGCTCGCGGGAGACGGCGAGGCCTGGCGCGTCCGCCACGGCATCCCGTCGCGTGACACGCTCCTGTTCGTCTTCGGCGGCAGCCGGGGCGCGCGGCACCTCAACGAGGCGACGGTGGCGCTGTTCGGGCGCCTGCTCGCACTGCCTGGCGTGAGCGTCGCCCACGTCGCGGGCCGCGTGGAGGCCGACGCCGTCAACGAGGCGGTCGCCGCACACCCGCACCGCGACGCGAGCCGCTACCATGTGCTCGACTACGAGGAGGACATGGGCTCCGCGCTCGCCGCGGCCGATCTGGTCGTGTGCCGGTCCGGGGCCAGTTCGGTGGCGGAGGTCATCGCCGTGGGCAGGGCCGCGGTCCTCGTCCCGTACCCGTACGCGACCGACGATCACCAGACGCTCAACGCCTCCGAGGTGGTCGAGGCCGGTGGGGCGGTCCTCGTGCGCGACGCGGACCTCGACGGCCCCGAGTACGCCGACGCGGTCCTCGGACTGCTCGCGGACCGCGAGCGCAGACAGCGGATGGCGGCCGCAGCGGCGAGGCTGGGCGTCCCGGACGCGGCGGCCCGTGTGGCCGCACTCGCGTGCCAAGCGGCGACAGGGAAGGTGCACGGCGAGTGAACAGCGGGGTCTACGCGCACTTCATCGGCGTCGGCGGCGCGGGCATGAGCGGTATCGCGAAGGTGCTGCACGACCGCGGCGTGGCGGTCACGGGCTCCGACATGAAGGAGTCGCGCTACTCATCCGCGCTGCGTGACGCGGGAATGACGGTCATCATCGGCCACGATGCGGCGAACCTCGGCGATCCTGAGGTCGTCGTCGTGTCCACCGCGATACCCGAGACGAATCCGGAGCTCGCGGCCGCGCGTGAGCGCGGGATCGACGTGTGGCCGCGGGCGCGCATGCTCGCGCACCTCGCGGGGGACCTGAGGACCGTAGCGGTCGCCGGGACGCACGGCAAGACGACGACCAGCTCGATGGTGGTCTCCGCGCTTGCCGCGGCCGGCGCCGAGCCGACGTTCCTGATCGGCGGCGAGCTGAACGAAATGGGCGCCAACGCGCGGTGCGGCTCGGGCGAGCACTACGTGGTGGAGGCGGACGAGTCGGACGGGTCGTTCCTGTTCCTCGCGCCCCACGTGGCCATCGTGACGAACGTCGAGGCCGACCACTTGGACCACTACGAGGGCGGGATCGAGGAGATCCAGGAGACGTTCGCGGCGTTCGCGGCGCGGTGCTCGCCCGACGGCGCGCTCGTGCTGTGCGCCGACGACGAGCGCTGCATGCGCTTGGCGCAGGAGTCCCCGTGCCGGGTCGTGACGTACGGGCGGTCCGACGCGGCGCAGGTGCGCTGCGACGGCATCGAGCGCGCCGGGTGCGGACACCGGTTCACCGTGGCGTTCCCGGACGGCACGGCCGTGGCCGTGGCGCTCACGGTCCCCGGCGAGCACAACGTGCTCAACGCGACCGGCGCGCTGGCGGCCGCTTGGGCGCTCGGGCTCGACCCGGCCGCCGCGGCAGTCGGACTCGGCGCGTTCTCGGGTGTCCGGAGGCGCTTCGAGCGGGTGGGCGAGGCGCGGGGCGTCGCGGTGGTCGACGACTACGCCCACCACCCGACCGAGGTCCGGGCGACGCTCGCGGGCGCGAAGGCGTGCGGCTACGGGCGCGTGTGGGTCGTGTTCCAGCCGCACCGCTTCAGCCGTACCGCGGCGCTCGGCGGCGACTTCGGCGCGGCGTTCGGCGACGCTGACAGGGTCGTGCTCATGGACGTCTACAGCGCTGGCGAGGCGCCGGTCCCCGGCGTCTCGGGCAAGACCGTCCTCGACGCGCTGCTGGAGCGCGATCCCCGTTCGCGGGCCGCGTACTTCCCGCACCGCTCGGACGTCGCCACCTACATAGCCTCGCGCGTGCGCGAGGGCGATCTCGTGATGACGATGGGCGCCGGCGACGTGACGGCGCTCGGCCCCGAGATCGTGCGCGCGCTGGCGGGGGAGCCCGGCGATGTCGGCTGACGCCGCATTCGCGGCGCTCGCCGGACGGACGACCGGCGCGCTGCGCCAGGACGAGGAGATGGTGCGGCACACGTCGTACAGGATCGGCGGCCCGGCGGACCTGTTCGCGGAGTGCGACACGATGTCGGACCTCACCACGGTGCTGGCCGCGCTCGCGGAACACGCGGTCGAGTGGACGGTCATCGGCAGGGGTACCAACCTGCTGGTGTCGGACGAGGGCTACCGCGGCGCGGTGGTCGTGCTCGGGCGTGAGTTCGGTCGCCGTGCGCGCGCGGGCAGCCTGCTGG
This window harbors:
- the ftsW gene encoding putative lipid II flippase FtsW, yielding MRVVRRVHQLRAPGRDVQGARRGAAGGRGLVRAQVKPAGGIQARYLLLLSTFALVGFGLVMIYSASSVADYVKHADTAYHLKRQLMWIVVGLVAMFAADLWGYRLARKFAWLAWGVPLAGLLAVPFVGETIAGSKRWIRVGGMQVQPSEYAKFGCVLLAAWLVSQYRSGKLTEREHAMGQALCALPVLALVFFQPDMGTTMSIAFAWFIVLVLGGLEKGTLVGLGAFGLIGTLLGVFSEPYRAARFFAFLDPWKDPRGDGYQIIQGLLAFGSGGPGGVGLGMSRQKYLYLPAAHTDFIFAIVGEELGLLGTLGVVAAFGIFAYAGFRIATLCRDPFGRVLAGGLTAMIVVQAVMNMMAVTQMMPVTGIPLPLVSYGGSSLSFTLACIGVILGVSREGSRLSPVRTKPRPGREEVRDEVPAVGGRDGRSRASGADRRRRAAS
- the murG gene encoding undecaprenyldiphospho-muramoylpentapeptide beta-N-acetylglucosaminyltransferase codes for the protein MRFLLSGGGTAGHVHPALTVADVLRASGHEVAFAGTAEGAEARLSTEAGHDFHVLPARGWDRSRPWTLVAGIAVMAWSALRAWALLARLRPDCVLGFGGYVSIPVGIAAWMRDVPLVLQEQNAVPGLANRFLSRWARAVAVAYRGSAAHLRHPERATLAGMPVRPAVLAGDGEAWRVRHGIPSRDTLLFVFGGSRGARHLNEATVALFGRLLALPGVSVAHVAGRVEADAVNEAVAAHPHRDASRYHVLDYEEDMGSALAAADLVVCRSGASSVAEVIAVGRAAVLVPYPYATDDHQTLNASEVVEAGGAVLVRDADLDGPEYADAVLGLLADRERRQRMAAAAARLGVPDAAARVAALACQAATGKVHGE
- a CDS encoding UDP-N-acetylmuramate--L-alanine ligase — translated: MSGIAKVLHDRGVAVTGSDMKESRYSSALRDAGMTVIIGHDAANLGDPEVVVVSTAIPETNPELAAARERGIDVWPRARMLAHLAGDLRTVAVAGTHGKTTTSSMVVSALAAAGAEPTFLIGGELNEMGANARCGSGEHYVVEADESDGSFLFLAPHVAIVTNVEADHLDHYEGGIEEIQETFAAFAARCSPDGALVLCADDERCMRLAQESPCRVVTYGRSDAAQVRCDGIERAGCGHRFTVAFPDGTAVAVALTVPGEHNVLNATGALAAAWALGLDPAAAAVGLGAFSGVRRRFERVGEARGVAVVDDYAHHPTEVRATLAGAKACGYGRVWVVFQPHRFSRTAALGGDFGAAFGDADRVVLMDVYSAGEAPVPGVSGKTVLDALLERDPRSRAAYFPHRSDVATYIASRVREGDLVMTMGAGDVTALGPEIVRALAGEPGDVG